In Nanohaloarchaea archaeon SW_7_43_1, a single window of DNA contains:
- a CDS encoding guanosine monophosphate reductase yields MEETKLCYDDVLLKPKKTGVESLSNVDTSTELAGITLEAPMISAPMDTVTERRMAEEIAEQGGIGVVHRFLEPSEQAEMVEGISPVAGAVGLNEYSRCKELVDAGVDMLVADIAHGHHEAFMDYIEDITEAYDVPVAAGNVATVEGAYDLSKSGADIVKIGVGPGAACTTREMTGAGYPQFSAVKEISEQNLDADLIADGGIRKPGDLCKALMAGADAVMCGGVFGDTYESPKDGEFRGMSTKAAAEDRSDRDLKESDSYEEGEVMFYEENNCVEDVIQEYLGGLRSGLSYCGANNVTDARDKSEFVRVTGSTQYRNGAHGN; encoded by the coding sequence TTGGAAGAAACTAAACTTTGTTACGATGACGTACTTCTAAAACCCAAAAAAACTGGTGTAGAAAGTCTTTCGAATGTTGATACTTCTACAGAGCTGGCCGGTATAACTCTTGAAGCACCGATGATTTCAGCTCCTATGGATACCGTAACTGAAAGAAGAATGGCTGAGGAAATAGCCGAACAGGGAGGTATAGGAGTTGTCCACCGGTTCCTAGAGCCAAGTGAGCAGGCTGAAATGGTTGAAGGTATTTCACCTGTTGCCGGTGCCGTAGGTTTGAACGAGTACAGCCGTTGTAAGGAACTTGTTGATGCCGGTGTTGACATGCTCGTGGCGGATATTGCGCATGGACACCATGAAGCGTTTATGGATTATATTGAAGATATTACTGAAGCTTATGATGTGCCTGTAGCTGCTGGTAACGTGGCTACTGTGGAGGGTGCTTACGATCTCAGCAAAAGCGGTGCAGACATAGTTAAAATCGGTGTTGGTCCGGGTGCGGCTTGTACAACCCGTGAAATGACCGGGGCGGGGTACCCACAGTTTTCTGCTGTAAAGGAAATCAGCGAACAGAACTTGGATGCGGATCTGATTGCTGACGGTGGTATCCGCAAACCAGGTGACCTCTGTAAAGCGTTAATGGCTGGAGCAGATGCCGTTATGTGTGGGGGTGTATTCGGAGATACTTACGAATCTCCCAAAGATGGAGAGTTCAGAGGTATGTCAACAAAAGCCGCTGCCGAAGACAGAAGCGACCGCGATCTGAAAGAATCAGATAGTTACGAAGAGGGAGAGGTAATGTTTTATGAAGAGAACAATTGCGTTGAAGACGTAATCCAGGAGTACCTAGGTGGTTTAAGAAGCGGATTAAGTTACTGCGGCGCCAACAATGTTACAGACGCACGTGATAAAAGCGAGTTTGTCCGTGTTACAGGCAGCACACAGTACAGAAACGGTGCTCACGGAAACTAA
- the thpR gene encoding RNA 2',3'-cyclic phosphodiesterase, whose protein sequence is MAETLKVYMARVFSAIDVENEKLLEELAKVQDRIDLGFSPVKKDKMHITLQFFQNIDKKEIDELKATMDKLEADSFTAEVSGVGCFPSTEHIRVVWSGLDQEEKFQRLYNQLSDHKITSDNKHEFKPHITLMRVRDIDKDKKKKLRRTLREFENHRFGELEVRNVKLFRSDLQQGDSRYEKLYSKEL, encoded by the coding sequence ATGGCCGAGACATTAAAAGTTTACATGGCCCGAGTGTTCTCAGCGATCGATGTAGAAAATGAAAAACTTCTTGAAGAACTGGCTAAAGTCCAAGATAGAATAGACCTGGGTTTCTCACCGGTCAAGAAAGACAAAATGCATATCACTTTACAGTTCTTCCAAAATATAGATAAAAAGGAAATAGACGAGCTGAAAGCGACGATGGATAAACTTGAGGCTGATTCTTTCACAGCGGAGGTTTCCGGCGTCGGATGCTTTCCCTCAACTGAACATATAAGGGTGGTTTGGTCGGGTCTAGATCAGGAAGAGAAATTTCAGAGGCTTTACAACCAGCTTTCTGACCATAAAATAACATCTGACAACAAACATGAGTTCAAGCCTCACATAACCCTTATGCGGGTGAGAGATATAGATAAGGATAAAAAGAAAAAACTGAGAAGAACCCTGAGGGAATTTGAAAACCATAGATTTGGCGAGCTTGAAGTTAGAAATGTCAAACTTTTCCGATCCGATCTTCAACAGGGTGATTCAAGATACGAGAAACTTTACAGCAAAGAGCTGTGA
- a CDS encoding DNA repair and recombination protein RadA: protein MTEDNEKDLVELKGVGEKTAEKLEEAGYDDLMSIATMSSGDLGEVADLGDKKSQKIITAARHELDLGFETGKDKYDSRKEMGRIATGCEDLDEIVGGGVETQNITEFYGEYGSAKTQISHQLSVNVQLPEGEGGLGKGAVYIDTEDTFIPTRIEQMAEARGLDVEETLDNIHVARAYNSDHQMLLADEAQDICQEEDIGLIIVDSLTAQFRADYVGRGELAPRQQKLNRHMNTLLRLANSHNAAVVVTNQVMSNPDQMFGDPTKAIGGHIVAHNSAVRLYLRKGKKDKRVARLVDSPYMPEAEAVFKVADEGIISD, encoded by the coding sequence ATGACAGAAGACAACGAAAAAGACCTTGTAGAACTGAAAGGAGTAGGAGAAAAAACAGCGGAAAAACTCGAAGAAGCAGGCTACGACGATCTAATGTCGATCGCTACAATGAGCTCCGGAGACCTCGGAGAAGTCGCAGATCTTGGCGATAAAAAATCACAGAAGATAATCACTGCAGCACGGCATGAACTAGACCTAGGATTTGAGACAGGAAAGGATAAGTACGATTCCAGGAAGGAAATGGGTCGGATTGCCACAGGATGTGAAGACCTCGACGAAATCGTAGGAGGTGGAGTGGAAACACAGAACATTACAGAGTTCTACGGAGAATACGGATCAGCAAAGACACAGATTTCACATCAGCTCTCAGTAAACGTTCAGCTACCTGAGGGAGAAGGCGGCTTAGGGAAAGGCGCAGTATATATTGACACGGAAGACACCTTCATTCCAACAAGAATCGAGCAGATGGCCGAAGCCCGAGGACTTGACGTTGAGGAAACACTTGACAACATCCACGTCGCCCGCGCATACAACTCGGATCACCAGATGTTGCTTGCAGACGAGGCACAGGATATCTGTCAGGAAGAAGACATAGGATTGATCATAGTTGATTCTCTAACAGCCCAGTTCAGAGCAGACTACGTCGGAAGAGGGGAACTAGCCCCTCGACAGCAGAAACTGAACAGGCACATGAACACACTGCTCAGACTGGCTAACTCCCACAATGCCGCAGTAGTCGTCACAAATCAGGTCATGAGCAACCCTGACCAGATGTTTGGTGACCCAACAAAGGCAATTGGAGGACACATCGTTGCACACAACTCCGCAGTACGACTCTACCTGAGAAAAGGAAAGAAAGACAAGAGAGTAGCACGACTCGTCGACTCACCCTACATGCCGGAAGCAGAAGCAGTATTCAAAGTAGCAGACGAGGGAATAATCAGCGATTAA
- a CDS encoding RDD family protein, with protein MSLHELVLMNQKISREQTDVLFERIIAQIVDNLIVAFAALSILALTFLLTYLGFSSVAGSLAPGGLLLIGIVLAFALSTIYQAFLEYYWNGQTVGKRLTDIQVVKQDGGKIGSKEAVLRNLPSLVIIDFFSGILFYTAAIASIKSTEKRQRIFDRLTGTVVVER; from the coding sequence ATGTCACTACACGAGCTGGTTCTTATGAACCAGAAAATCTCCAGAGAACAGACCGATGTTTTGTTCGAAAGAATTATTGCACAGATTGTAGACAATTTGATAGTAGCGTTTGCAGCGCTCTCAATTTTAGCTCTAACATTTTTATTGACATACTTAGGTTTTAGTTCCGTAGCTGGGAGCTTAGCTCCGGGCGGTCTTTTGCTGATAGGTATAGTCTTGGCCTTTGCACTTAGTACAATTTATCAGGCGTTTCTTGAGTATTACTGGAACGGCCAGACTGTAGGAAAAAGGTTAACGGATATACAGGTAGTGAAACAAGATGGTGGAAAAATCGGATCAAAAGAGGCTGTACTGAGAAATTTGCCTAGTTTAGTGATTATAGATTTCTTCTCCGGCATACTTTTCTATACGGCAGCGATAGCAAGCATTAAGTCAACAGAGAAAAGACAGAGAATCTTTGACCGTTTGACTGGAACAGTTGTTGTAGAAAGATAA
- a CDS encoding histone yields MEFSISKMKEMIKSEGDKRVSEDAAEELGELLELFAGDLAEESVAVTEEEDRKTVRGEDVKEALR; encoded by the coding sequence ATGGAATTTTCTATCTCGAAAATGAAGGAAATGATCAAAAGTGAAGGGGACAAAAGAGTATCAGAAGACGCAGCTGAGGAACTTGGGGAGCTACTCGAACTGTTTGCAGGAGATCTAGCTGAGGAATCAGTCGCTGTTACAGAAGAGGAAGACAGGAAGACAGTTAGAGGCGAAGACGTCAAAGAAGCTCTGAGATAA
- a CDS encoding leucyl aminopeptidase — protein sequence MSLKEGAETVVNQCMDIESGEEVLVLNDGNDQDLINSLLEVLDNVGADYRLMEYEEPENHGEEPPQEVAESMKEADAVIAPTLKSLSHTDARHKANEAGSRVATMPTVTKKVWNQSLNADYEEVRDLSRRFYNALENVSEVRIETPSGTDLTLKVDRKYFEKDTGFIREEGDFGNLPAGEADGGVIDANGVLVIDHFPFAPEGTEIEIEDNRAVAVRHEDEEESELTETFEEFRCAKQVAELGIGTNPKATLIGNVLQDEKVKGTVHVAFGDNSSYFSENHEKRNVCDIHWDTICEDPTVKFDGEKVIDKGEILINPE from the coding sequence ATGAGCCTTAAGGAAGGAGCTGAAACAGTTGTTAATCAGTGCATGGATATTGAATCCGGGGAAGAAGTGCTTGTTCTGAACGATGGTAATGACCAGGATTTAATTAATTCGCTTCTTGAAGTATTAGATAACGTAGGCGCGGATTACCGTTTGATGGAGTATGAGGAACCGGAGAATCATGGCGAAGAACCACCTCAAGAAGTTGCGGAAAGTATGAAAGAGGCTGATGCTGTTATAGCTCCAACTTTGAAGTCTTTATCTCACACTGATGCTAGGCATAAAGCAAATGAGGCAGGGTCCCGTGTAGCTACGATGCCTACTGTTACAAAGAAAGTCTGGAATCAGAGCCTGAATGCAGATTATGAAGAAGTTCGTGATCTTTCCCGGAGATTCTACAATGCACTTGAAAATGTTTCAGAGGTAAGAATCGAGACACCGAGCGGGACTGATCTAACTTTGAAAGTTGATCGGAAGTACTTTGAGAAGGATACAGGTTTTATCAGGGAAGAGGGGGATTTCGGAAATCTTCCGGCAGGAGAAGCTGATGGCGGTGTTATCGATGCAAACGGAGTTCTAGTTATTGATCATTTTCCCTTCGCTCCAGAAGGAACAGAAATCGAGATCGAGGACAATAGGGCGGTAGCGGTGAGACATGAAGATGAGGAAGAATCGGAACTTACGGAGACTTTTGAAGAGTTCAGATGTGCGAAACAGGTCGCCGAACTAGGAATTGGAACGAACCCGAAAGCTACTCTGATCGGTAATGTTCTCCAGGATGAGAAGGTTAAAGGAACGGTACATGTTGCGTTTGGAGACAACTCAAGTTATTTCTCAGAGAATCATGAAAAGAGGAACGTATGCGATATCCATTGGGATACAATATGTGAGGATCCTACCGTCAAGTTTGACGGTGAGAAAGTAATTGATAAAGGCGAAATACTGATCAATCCAGAGTAA